The window TCAAGGCCATCGTAACCAACTTGAGGGCCTTTGGAGTCGAGGTGGAAGAGCTTGTCGATGGGATGAGAATTCAAGGAATGGAGAGCGTACAGCCCGCGCGAGTTGAAAGTTTTGGAGATCATCGTATCGCCATGGCTTTCTCTATACTGGCTCTCAAAGCCAATAAAGCTTCAAGAATAGAGGATGTTGACTGCATTGCTACTTCCTATCCGGGATTCGAGCAAGACCTGTATGCATTAACCCAGTCTTTTTCCAAGGAGTGGATGGATGAGCCCAAGAAAATCAAGGGCTTTATCCAAGCTTTAACCAAAGCCGAGAGGGCGGAGGAGGTAAAGAAAAAAGAGATCCTCTATCCTGTCATTACTATTGATGGCCCTACGGCCTCTGGAAAAAGTACCGTGGCCCAAAAAGTTGCCGAGGCGTTGGGATTTACCTACTTTAATACGGGAGCTCTTTACCGTTCGGTGACCTGGAGAATCTTATCCATGGGCTACGATATTCACGATGAAGAAAAGGTCGTTGAAGCCTGTAGAAAATTAAAACTCAGGTGCATTGTTCAGAAAACAGATCGTTTTTCCAGGGCCAAGATCCTCATCGATGAGAAGGAACCGGATGAAAAAACCGACCTGCGGTCAGCCGAAGTCAATGCAGCGGTTTCGATCATCGCTTCTTATCCACGGGTTAGAGAGTGGTTGCTCCCTTTTCAAAGAGAGCTAGCCCATGAAGCTCCTTTGGTTGTCGAAGGCAGGGACATAGGCTCGGTCGTTTTTCCCGAAAGCCCCTATAAGTTTTTCCTGGATGCCCAGTTGGAGGAAAGGGAAAAAAGAAGGGAAAGACAGGGGGAAAGGGACAATGTAGAACAAAGAGATAAGTTGGATCAATCGAGGAGCTCGGCTCCACTTTGCTGTCCTGTTGATGCGGTGAAGCTAGATACCACGAAGCTGCCAATAGACAAAGTTGTGGAAAAAATTCTCGATATCCTTTGGAAAAAAGGTTTACCCGTTGCTGGATTAAAAACGGCTGCAAAAAGTTAATTTTTTCTGGATTTTTTTTCTTTAGCTTTCCCTATTTTTTGACAAGGGTTGTCATCTTGTGAAAAAAGGTTATGCCATTGCCAGGGCGCTGACGCTTGGGATCTTAAAACTTTTTTTTGATTTTAAAGTTTATGGACGGCAAAACATTCCTGCCGAACCCGTGCTGATCGTGGCCAATCATTGTAGCTATCTTGACCCTCCAATCGTAGGTTGTACATTTGAAAAAGAAATCTATTTTGTTGGCAGGAAAACCCTATTTGATAACCCTCTTTTTGGAACGCTGCTCCGTTATTTAAATACAATACCCTTAGACAGGGATAAACCCGAAGTTGGTTCTTTTAAGCTTATTCTAGATCTTTTTGAAAACGGCAAGTCTATTCTTGTTTTTCCCGAAGGGACAAGAAGTCCCTCGGGATCATTACAGAAAGCGGCTCCTGGGGTAGGCTATATCGCTGCTAAAGCTAA is drawn from Methylacidiphilum infernorum V4 and contains these coding sequences:
- the cmk gene encoding (d)CMP kinase, whose protein sequence is MDEPKKIKGFIQALTKAERAEEVKKKEILYPVITIDGPTASGKSTVAQKVAEALGFTYFNTGALYRSVTWRILSMGYDIHDEEKVVEACRKLKLRCIVQKTDRFSRAKILIDEKEPDEKTDLRSAEVNAAVSIIASYPRVREWLLPFQRELAHEAPLVVEGRDIGSVVFPESPYKFFLDAQLEEREKRRERQGERDNVEQRDKLDQSRSSAPLCCPVDAVKLDTTKLPIDKVVEKILDILWKKGLPVAGLKTAAKS
- a CDS encoding lysophospholipid acyltransferase family protein, producing the protein MKKGYAIARALTLGILKLFFDFKVYGRQNIPAEPVLIVANHCSYLDPPIVGCTFEKEIYFVGRKTLFDNPLFGTLLRYLNTIPLDRDKPEVGSFKLILDLFENGKSILVFPEGTRSPSGSLQKAAPGVGYIAAKAKVPILPLRIFGSFEAFPRTAKFPRPYPIRVVVGRAYRPTENTAGLSKKAYYQIVADEMMSKIAALQFDHKLGWVQKDLLV